Within the Mumia flava genome, the region GGCCGACGAGCGGGTGCTCGCGCTCACGTCCTTCGACGCCGACGCTCCGGGACTGGCGCTCGCGACGCGCGGCGGCACCGTGAAGCGGGTCAAGCCCGAGTTCCTGGCGAGCAAGGACGCGTGGGACGTGATCGCGCTCGACGACGGCGACGAGGTCGTCGGAGCCGCCGCGCTGCGGACCGGCGACGAGGAGCTGTGCTTCGTGACCTCCGACGCGCAGCTGCTGCGCTTCAACGCGTCGCTCGTGCGGCCGCAGGGCCGTGGCGGCGGTGGCGTCGCGGGGATCAAGCTGGGCGCGGGCGCGTCGGTGCTGTTCTTCGGCGCGTTCGAGCCGGCCGAGGATGCCGTGGTGGTCACGGTGGCCGGGTCCTCCGACGCGCTGCCCGGCACGGAGGCGGGGTCGGTCAAGGTCACGTCGTTCGACGTCTACCCGTCGAAGGGCCGCGCCACCGGCGGCGTCCGGTGCCAGCGGCTGCTGCGCGGCGAGGACGCGCTCGTGCTGGCGTACGCCGGACGCGGGCCGGCGCTCGCGCAGGGTTCGGCCGGGATCCCCGTGGAGCTGCCGGAGCCGGACACGCGCCGCGACGGGTCCGGTGCGCCGGCGTCGCAGCCGATCCTGCGGGTCGCGGCGCCGGTGGCGCGCCAGATCGGCTGAGCGCCGGTCGCGCGCCAGATCGGCTGAGCGCCGGTCGCGCGGCGACTCACGATCGGTGGCCGGCCTCCTGGACGCCCCACCCGTTGCCGTCGGGGTCGTCGAAGAACACGTACGACATGAAGTCACCGCGTTCCGGGTCCGGCCCCGGCTTCGGCTCGGGGTCGCCGCGGACGAAGTGCACGATGCCGCCTGACTCGAGCCCGCGGGCCTGCAGCTCCTCGTAGGCCGCCTCGATGTCGGAGACGACGAGCCGGAGCGACCGTACGGCGCCGGTGCCGGCTCCGACGCCGACCCCGAACGTGATCGAGCACGACGACCCGGGCGGGGTCAGCTGCACGATCCGGAAGTCGTCGCTGACGTCGTGGTCGACGTCGAGCCGGAACCCGAGTCGCTCGATGTAGAACTCCTTGGCCCGGTCGACGTCGGTGACGGGCAACGTCACCAGCTCCAGCTTCCAGTCCATCGCAACCTCCGGGCCCTCGGCCGGCGTGACCACCACGCGGTCGGCACGAGCGTAGACCCGCTGGTCTGCACGGACTCATCGCTCCAGGTCCTTTAATCGCTGGAAGCCCGACCTCGTGCGGGCCCTATGCTGTGCCCATGCTTCAGCGCCTCACGCTCGCGGCGACCGCCGCTGCCCTCGTCCTCACGACCGCCGCGTGCTCCGGTGATGGTGGTGCGGACGACGACGCAGCGGCCGCGGATCCGGCCGATCGCCTGGCCGCGGCGCAGGCGGTCCTGGACGACGCGACGAGCCTGCACGTGAAGGTGTCGACCGAGAGCATCCCGTCCGGTGTCTCGGGGCTGCTGGAGGCTGACGGCGTCGGCACCCACGCCCCTGCTTTCTCCGGTGACGTCAAGGTGTCGGTCAGCGGCGTCCCCCTGAACGCCGAGGTGGTCAGCGTCGACGACACCGTCTACGCGAAGACGGGGGTCTCCCCCTCGTTCGCACCGCTCGACCCGAAGTCGATCGGCGCACCCGACCCGGCCGACTTCATGCGGGCGGACGACGGGCTCGCGTCCCTGCTCACGAAGACCGAGAAGGTCGAGGTCGGCGACGAGAGCCGTGACGGCACCGAGGTGCTCACCACGATCACCGGCTGGGTTCCCGGCGAGGACGTCTGGAAGCTGATCCCGAGCGCACAGCGCGACACCTTCTTCGACGTGACGTACCGCCTGACCGACGACGACGTGCTCCACGACGCGACGCTCGAGGGCTACTTCTACGCCCCGATCGAGAAGGTCACCTACACGATCGAGGTCACCGCCTCCGACGAGTCGGTCGACATCACCGCCCCCTGATGACCGTGGAGGCTCCCGCACGTCCCGACCGGGCGGCCCGGACGTTGCTCACGCTCGCCGCGGTCGCGGTCGCGTTCGCCGCGGCCGACACGTACGTCGTGGTCCTGGCGCTGCCCGACATGATGACCTCAGCGGGCATCGGGCTCGACGAACTGCAGCGTGCGGCGCCGATCGTGTCCGGCTTCCTGCTCGGGTACGTGGCGGTGCTGCCGCTGATCGGGCGGATCGCGGACCTGCGGGGGCGGACCCCGGTGCTGCTCGGGTCGCTGGTGATCTTCGCGTTCGGCTCGGTCGTGACGGCAGCGTCGTACGACCTGGGCTGGATGGTGGCCGGGCGGTTCCTCCAGGGGCTGGGCGGCGGTGGCCTGGTGCCGGCGACCTTGGCTCTGGTGGCCGACCTGTGGCCGCCGCACCGGCGCGGCGTCCCGCTCGGAGTGGTCGGTGCCGTCCAGGAGATCGGGGCCGTGGTCGGGCCGCTGTACGGGGCGGTGGTGCTCGCGGTCGGAGACTGGCGGGCGATCTTCTGGCTGAACTGCGCCGTCGGGCTCGTGCTCGCGGCCGCGCTGCTGGCGATCCGCGGCGGCTCCCGGGACGGAGCGGACGACTCGTCGGACGGGCCCGCCCGTACGGGTCTCCCCGACGTGGTCGGAGGGCTGCTCGCGGTGCTCACGACCGCAAGCCTGGCGCTGGTGCTGGCGGAGCCCGCGGCGATCGCGAACGACGTCGAGATGGGGCGGATCTTCCTCCCGGTCGTCGGGGAGTCGCGCTGGACGTCGCCGGCCGCGCTGGTCGTGTACGGGCTCGCGCTGGCGTTCGTCGTGCGCGAGCTGACGGCGCGCCGTCCGCTGGTCGCGCTTCGGACCTGGCCGGCGACGGCACGAGACGTCGACCTCGGGGGTGCGCTGCTGCTCGGGGCCGCGCTGGGCTGCGTGATCGTGTCGTTCGCGTCGGCCGACCCGGAGCAGGCTGCGGTCTCCGAGGCCGCGGTCGTCCTGCTGCCGGCGGCAGGCGTGCTGCTGGTGGGGTTCGTGTGGCGGCAGCGCCGGGCGCGCCGACCGCTCGTGCCGGGGTCGGCCGTGGGCCCGCGGCCGGCGTGGGGCGCACTGCTGACGTCGTTCCTGGTCGGGGCGGCGCTGATCGCCGCGCTGGTCGACATCCCGTTCTTCGCGCGGCTCACCGACCCCGGCTCGTCGCAGCTCGAGGCGGCGCTGGTGCTGCTGCGCTTCCTGGTGGCGGTGCCGGTCGGTGCGGTCGTCGGCGGGTGGGCGCTCCGGTTCCGGGGTCCTGCGCTGGTGACCGCGGTCGGGATGGCTGCGGCCTCGGCCTCGTTCTTCGTGATGGCGTCCTGGGAGGCCGGCGCGTTGGACCGTCTGGGCGCGACCGTGGTGCTGGTGGTCGCGGGGCTGGGCTTCGGACTGGCGCTGGCGCCGGTCAACGCCGCGCTGCTCGACGCGACCCCGACCGAGGTGCACGGCGTCGCCTCCGCGCTGGTCGTGGTCGCGCGGATGGTGGGCATGCTCGTCGGGATCTCGGTGCTCACGACGCTCGGACTCCGGGCGTACTACGACGCCGCCGCGAAGATCCCGTCCGTCGACGCCCTGTGCGGCGAGGGCGCGAAGGTCTGCGACGCGTACAACGACGCGCTGATCGACGCCGGTGTCGCCCAGCTCAGCGCCGTCTTCACCGGCGCGGCGGTCTGCGCCGCTCTGGCCGCCGTGGCTGCGGCATCGCTGCTGCGGTCCGGCCGCACGGTCTCGTCAGCCGACCTGTGAGTCGGGTCCCGTCGCCGAACCGATAGTTTCGGCCCATGGCTGAGAACTCCGACTTCGCCGACCTGCTCGATGCCAACCGCGCGTACGCCCAGGACTTCGCGCTGGGTGGTTTCGACGGTGTCGCTCGCGCCGGTGTGGCGATCGTGACCTGCATGGACTCGCGGATCGACCCGCTCCGCATGGTCGGCCTGAGCGCCGGCGACGCGAAGATCCTGCGCAACCCCGGGGGGCGCGTGACCGACCAGGTGCTGGTCGCCCTCGTCCTGGGCACGCATCTGCTGAACGTCGACCGCGTCCTGGTCATCGAGCACACCCGCTGTGCGATGGCGAGCGCCTCGGAGCAGGAGCTGCAGGGCCGCATCGGGGCCTCGAGCGGCACAGACGCGACCTGGATGTCGCTCGGTGCGATCACCGACCAGCGCGCGGAGCTCGCCGAGTCGGTGCACAAGATCGCGTCGCACCCGCTGATCCCGGACACGGTCAAGGCCGGCGGTTTCCTCTACGACGTCGACACCGGCCTGCTCGAGCACGTGGTCTGATGCCCCGCCACCGCGCGCCGTGGTGGTCTCCGTAGCCGGCTACGGAGACCATCCGGGCGGCAGTGGCTGGCTGCGCAGTCTGCGTAGCCAACGCAGTCTGCGTAGCCAACTCGGAAGGCTGTCACTGGGCACGGGAAACCATCAGCGTCAGGTGCGGGTCTGCCCAGTTGGCTACGGAGACCGTCACGGTGCCGCGGACGGCATCCTGCGCCGTACGCGGGCCGCTGCGGTCGACGACACCAGCCCATTGCGGCGGACGACGCCGGCCGCATTACGCCGATCACGAGCCGGTACGGCGCCGGCCGGACGTCAGGCGTCGATGCGGTCCATGTCGAGCTCGTACGCGCCCTGGACGATGAACTCCTTGCGCGGCGCGACCTCGTTGCCCATCAGGAGCTCGAAGACACTGCTCGCTTCCTCGGCGTCGTCGACGGTGAGGCGACGAAGCGTCCGGTGCCGCGGATCCATCGTGGTCTCCGCGAGCTGATCGGCGTCCATCTCACCGAGACCCTTGTAGCGCTGGATCGGGTCCTTCCAGCGGAGGTTCTTCTTCGTCAGCTCGGCGAGCTTCCGCTGGAGCTCGTGGTCGGAGTAGGTGTAGACGTACTTGTCCATCCCCTTCTTGGGGTTCGTCAGCTCGATCCGGTGCAGCGGCGGGACCGCCGAGAACACCCGACCCTCCTCCACCATCGGGCGCATGTAGCGGAAGAACAGCGTCGCGAGCAGACACCGGATGTGGGCGCCGTCCGCATCCGCGTCGGCCATGAAGATCACCCGGCCGTACCGTGCCTGCTCGAGATCGAACGTGCGGCCCGACCCGGCCCCGACGACCTGGATGATCGAGGAGCACTCGGCGTTCTTCAGCATGTCGGCGACCGACGACTTCTGGACGTTGAGGATCTTGCCGCGGATCGGCAGCAGCGCCTGGTACTCAGAGGAGCGCGCCGACTTCGCCGTGCCGAGCGCGGAGTCTCCCTCGACGATGAACAGCTCCGTACGGTCGCCGTCGTTGCTGCGGCAGTCCGCGAGCTTCGCCGGGAGCGTGCTCGACTCCAGGGCGTTCTTGCGGCGCTGCGTCTCGCGCTGCTGGCGGGCCATCTCCCGGGTCCGTGCCGCGGCGACGACCTTCTCCATCAGGGCGCGGGCCTTCGGCTTCTGCGCGGTCTTCGTCGAGGTGAGGAACGTCTTGAGCTCGTCGGAGACCACCTTCGCGACGATCCGCGAGACCGGCGGAGTGCCCAGCACCTCCTTGGTCTGGCCCTCGAACTGCGGCTCGGCGAGCCGGACGGTGACGACCGCGGTCATCCCCTCCAGCACGTCGTCCTTGATCACGTCCTTGTCGCCGTTCTTCAGCAGGCGGGTCGAACGCAGCACCTCGTTGAACGTCTTGGTGAGAGCGCGCTCGAACCCGGCGACGTGCGTCCCGCCCTTCGGCGTCGCGATGATGTTGACGAACGACCGCAGCGTCGTCTCGTAGCCGGTCCCCCACCGCAGGGCCACGTCGACCCCGAGGTCGCGCTCGACGTCGCCCGGCGTCATGTGACCCTTGTCGTCCAGGATCGGCACCGTCTCGGTGAAGTGGCCGCTGCCCTCCAGGCGCAGCACGTCGGTGACCGGCCCGTCGGACGCGAGGTAGTCGCAGAACTCCGCGATGCCGCCGTCGTGCTTGAAGCGCTCCTCCGCGGGCTCGGCGCCCCGCTCGTCGCGGATCACGATCTCGAGGCCCGGCACCAGGAACGACGTCTGCCGCGCCCGCCCGACCAGCTCGTCGTAGCTGAACTGGGCTCCCTTGATGAAGATCTGCGGGTCCGCCCAGTAGCGCACCCGCGTGCCGGTCAGCGCCTTCTTGACCCGGCCCGCCTTGTTGAGCCCGCTCGCTGCGGTGAACGGTGCCGTCGGACCCTCGCCGCCGAACTGCCCCGGCTCGCCGCGCCGGAACGACATCTCCCACGTCGCGCCGCCCTTGTCGACCGCGACGTCGAGCCGGGCCGACAGTGCGTTGACCACCGACGCCCCCACGCCGTGAAGGCCGCCGGTCGCGACGTACGAGCCGCCGCCGAACTTCCCGCCCGCGTGAAGCTTGGTGAAGACGACCTCGACGCCCGACAGGCCGGTCTTGGTCTCGGTGTCGACCGGGATGCCGCGACCGTTGTCGCGCACCTCGACCGACCCGTCGGCGTGCAGGATCACCTCGATCGCGTCGCAGTGCCCGCCGAGCGCCTCGTCCACCGCGTTGTCGATGATCTCCCACAGGCAGTGCATCAGCCCGCGGGTGTCGGTGGATCCGATGTACATCCCCGGGCGCTTGCGGACGGCCTCGAGGCCCTCCAGCACGAGAAGGTTGCGGGCGTTGTACTCGGTGTCGATGACGCGCTCCTTGGTCGAGGGGACGAGCCCAATCTACCGAGCGCCGCCGACGCTCCTGCGTCCCCGGCCGCCCCGGCGTCCCGGCGTGTCGCCACGTCGCGCCGTACGGGCGGGGTCGTGCCCCTCGCCGCCGGGGCCACGCCGTACGTGTCCCTCGCCACACCGCGCCGCGCGTCGTCACGATCGGTTGCCACGAGCCGGTACGGTCGAACGTGACGCCGCATCGCGAGAACGGTGTCCGGGAACACCAGCCCGTGATTGGATGTTGATCCGGGTAGACGATCAAGGGCTACCACGAGAGGAAGAGGTCAGACGTGACGACTGCCGTTGCCCCCGACGCTGCCCTCAGCGCCGCCGACCGCTGCGACCGCTGCGGCGCCCAGGCCTACGTCCGTGTCGAGATGTCGAACGGGTTCGAGTTGCTCTTCTGCGCGCACCACGCGCGCCGGCACGACGAGAAGCTGCGCGAGGTCGCGTCGACGATCCACGACGAGTCCGACAAGCTCCACGAGACCCCGGCGACCGCCGTCGACGAGGAGCGCTGAGCGACACCTCTCACCGCACGTCCGAGGGGCCCCGTACCGATCCGGTACGGGGCCCCTCGTGCGTGCGGTCAGCGTGGCGGCCCGCCGGTGGCTACCACGATGCGCTCGAACCCCGCACCCAGCGAGGACGGACCGCCAATCCGTCCAGATGAGCGCGATGCTCAGCCGCGTTCAGACGGACCGCACCGTTCGCTTCGCTCCGGCCGACCGCTGCCAGGAGGTGCTTCTTCCGGGCTTTGTACTTCGCCTTCGGACGGAGGTGGGTCGGCTTCTTCCCGGCGAGCTTGACCCAGAATCCCCGGGAGGTCGAGGTCACGTACTGGAGCACGTAGACCTTGGAGCCGCGCTTGATCCGCGGCAGCACCACGCTCGGCCGGGCGACAGAGCGACCGGTGCTCGACTCGACCAGGATCGCCTTGCGGTCGACGTACCGCTTGCCGCGCACCACGCGTGCCTTGCGGCGGATCCGGACCTCGTCGTCGGTGAACATGCGCGCCGAGCACCCGATCCATCGCCACCGGCCGACACGACCGAAGCGGTCGTTCGGCCTGACCTGCAGGCACACGATCGTGCCGGGCTGGATCCGGATCCGCCGCTCGGTCTTCTGTGTCGCCTTGAGCCGCCGCCACCGTTGAGACATCCGGCCGGCACGCTGCGAGGTCGTCGTGACCCGGAGGTCGTAGTGAGCGATCCCCGATGCGTCCCACGGTCGCTTCCACCGGAATCGCGCCACGGGCTTGAGGGTGACCTTCGGAACGCGGCCCCGGACCTCTCCAACCGGCGGACGCAGGTCCAACGCCCAGCGCGTCGAGGCGTAGGTCGAGGGGTCCGCGGCAGCCATCGCCCGCACGCGCACACGGTGGTCGTCCTCGTACTGGAGAATCTCCGCCTGGTACGGGCTCGCGCACGTCTTGAAGAAGTCGAGGTCCGAGGCGCACTCCCACAGCCAGGTCTCCGACGGGTTCGCCGGCTCGAAGCCGATCACGGGCAGCTTGGTGTCGGTGTACCGGCTCGGGGCATGGGTGATCCTCACCCGAGGCGCGAACCGTGCCGGCACGCTCCTGACCAGGTAGCGGCGACCGTACTCGACCGTCACCAGGGCCAACCCCCGCCGCGTCGGCGTGATCGTCAGCATCTGCCCGTACCGGTCCCTGAACGCCAGGTAGTTTCCCCCCGTTCGGGGTGTCAGGTCCACCCTCTTCCACGTCCGACCGTCCACGCTGCGCAGAAACATCGTGTCGGGGGTGAAGCTCCGGGGGACACCGATCACGTAGCCGTCCCCCGAGCTGCTCACGGTGAGCTCTGACGGGCGGGAATCGGAAACGGTCGTCGGCTTGCTCCACACGGTGCCGTCCGCCGACCGGCGAGTCATCAGCCCGTCGGAGCCCGTGTACGCGACCACGAATCCGGCCGGCCCCGCCATGAGCTCCGTGTCCCGTGGCCCGGACGCGAGCTCGAGGTCGTCGGGCCAGGTCACGGCCCGGTCGTGCGAGACGACCGCGCGGAGGTCCCCGAGGTCCTCGTACATGACCGCGACGTCGTCGCCGGCGACCGCGACCCCGTCGGCGTCGATGCCCGGGAGGACCACTTCCCAGTCCTGTCCGCCGTCGACGCTGACCATGATCGCGTCGTTGCGGGCCGTCTGCGGCTGCGAGCGAGCGGCCACGACGACGGTGTCACCGTCCACGGCGAGCTGTCCGCCGTCCTGGCCCGGGACCCCGATGACCGGGTACGTCGCCACCCGCTCACGCGTCGCCGTGTCCCACACGTCGAGCTCCATCGTGCTGTCGCCGGGATTCGCCAGCACGTACGCACGGTTGCCGGCGACGACCAGGTCGACCCAGGCTGCCCCGGTTCGGTGGACGGGAGCTCGCATGGTCCGCCCGCCGTCGGTCGAGAGGTTGATGGCGTAGCCGGCGTCCTCCGCACGGACGCCGACCACGCGATCTCCGTCGGCGCGCAGACGCTCGAACGACTGACCGACACTCCGCTCCTGAGCGGACCACACGGACCCAGCGGGCAGGCTCCAGGTCCCGACTGCCGCGACCGCCGGCTCGACGGGCAGCGCAACGACCAGCCCGCCGACCACCGCGAGCATCACGGCCAGCACCACCGCCGGCAGCCGTCGTTCGGACGTCCTGCGCTGGTGGCGCATGCGCTCCTCCTCGTCGGGCGGACGCGCACCCGGGTCGCGACTCGCCCCGGCAGCCTACGAGTCGAAGCCCGCCGGACTGGATGGTCTCGGCAACGATCCGATATCGATCGTCAGCGGCGTGCCCACCGTGGGACCACGACCACGCCCTCCAGGACCACGACTCGGCGCGTGAGGTCGCCGCGCACCCGGACATGGCCGGACCGTCGCGCCCTCAACCAGTGGAGCTCGGTGACCCGGCCGTGGCGGGCACTGCCGCGCCGGTGCGTCACGAATCCGATCGTGCGGGACCGACGCCCTGGCAGCGACGCCACGGCGATCCCGGTCCGGCGCGAGCGGGTGACCACGAGCGCGACCCGCGAGCCCGCACGAGCCCGGACGCGCGCCACGTCACCGTGGTCACGCAGGATCGCGGCCCAGCCGCCGGAGAAACGCCGACCCCTGATCCGGCGGACGTCGTCGCTGAACCGGGTCCGCGTCAGTCCGTACGCACGGGTTGCGCACCCGACGTCGTGCCACGAGCCCACCCGGCCGACCTGGTCGTGGGGCC harbors:
- a CDS encoding DUF7455 domain-containing protein, giving the protein MTTAVAPDAALSAADRCDRCGAQAYVRVEMSNGFELLFCAHHARRHDEKLREVASTIHDESDKLHETPATAVDEER
- a CDS encoding MFS transporter; protein product: MTVEAPARPDRAARTLLTLAAVAVAFAAADTYVVVLALPDMMTSAGIGLDELQRAAPIVSGFLLGYVAVLPLIGRIADLRGRTPVLLGSLVIFAFGSVVTAASYDLGWMVAGRFLQGLGGGGLVPATLALVADLWPPHRRGVPLGVVGAVQEIGAVVGPLYGAVVLAVGDWRAIFWLNCAVGLVLAAALLAIRGGSRDGADDSSDGPARTGLPDVVGGLLAVLTTASLALVLAEPAAIANDVEMGRIFLPVVGESRWTSPAALVVYGLALAFVVRELTARRPLVALRTWPATARDVDLGGALLLGAALGCVIVSFASADPEQAAVSEAAVVLLPAAGVLLVGFVWRQRRARRPLVPGSAVGPRPAWGALLTSFLVGAALIAALVDIPFFARLTDPGSSQLEAALVLLRFLVAVPVGAVVGGWALRFRGPALVTAVGMAAASASFFVMASWEAGALDRLGATVVLVVAGLGFGLALAPVNAALLDATPTEVHGVASALVVVARMVGMLVGISVLTTLGLRAYYDAAAKIPSVDALCGEGAKVCDAYNDALIDAGVAQLSAVFTGAAVCAALAAVAAASLLRSGRTVSSADL
- a CDS encoding VOC family protein: MDWKLELVTLPVTDVDRAKEFYIERLGFRLDVDHDVSDDFRIVQLTPPGSSCSITFGVGVGAGTGAVRSLRLVVSDIEAAYEELQARGLESGGIVHFVRGDPEPKPGPDPERGDFMSYVFFDDPDGNGWGVQEAGHRS
- a CDS encoding LppX_LprAFG lipoprotein, encoding MLQRLTLAATAAALVLTTAACSGDGGADDDAAAADPADRLAAAQAVLDDATSLHVKVSTESIPSGVSGLLEADGVGTHAPAFSGDVKVSVSGVPLNAEVVSVDDTVYAKTGVSPSFAPLDPKSIGAPDPADFMRADDGLASLLTKTEKVEVGDESRDGTEVLTTITGWVPGEDVWKLIPSAQRDTFFDVTYRLTDDDVLHDATLEGYFYAPIEKVTYTIEVTASDESVDITAP
- a CDS encoding beta-class carbonic anhydrase yields the protein MAENSDFADLLDANRAYAQDFALGGFDGVARAGVAIVTCMDSRIDPLRMVGLSAGDAKILRNPGGRVTDQVLVALVLGTHLLNVDRVLVIEHTRCAMASASEQELQGRIGASSGTDATWMSLGAITDQRAELAESVHKIASHPLIPDTVKAGGFLYDVDTGLLEHVV
- a CDS encoding DNA gyrase/topoisomerase IV subunit B codes for the protein MGLVPSTKERVIDTEYNARNLLVLEGLEAVRKRPGMYIGSTDTRGLMHCLWEIIDNAVDEALGGHCDAIEVILHADGSVEVRDNGRGIPVDTETKTGLSGVEVVFTKLHAGGKFGGGSYVATGGLHGVGASVVNALSARLDVAVDKGGATWEMSFRRGEPGQFGGEGPTAPFTAASGLNKAGRVKKALTGTRVRYWADPQIFIKGAQFSYDELVGRARQTSFLVPGLEIVIRDERGAEPAEERFKHDGGIAEFCDYLASDGPVTDVLRLEGSGHFTETVPILDDKGHMTPGDVERDLGVDVALRWGTGYETTLRSFVNIIATPKGGTHVAGFERALTKTFNEVLRSTRLLKNGDKDVIKDDVLEGMTAVVTVRLAEPQFEGQTKEVLGTPPVSRIVAKVVSDELKTFLTSTKTAQKPKARALMEKVVAAARTREMARQQRETQRRKNALESSTLPAKLADCRSNDGDRTELFIVEGDSALGTAKSARSSEYQALLPIRGKILNVQKSSVADMLKNAECSSIIQVVGAGSGRTFDLEQARYGRVIFMADADADGAHIRCLLATLFFRYMRPMVEEGRVFSAVPPLHRIELTNPKKGMDKYVYTYSDHELQRKLAELTKKNLRWKDPIQRYKGLGEMDADQLAETTMDPRHRTLRRLTVDDAEEASSVFELLMGNEVAPRKEFIVQGAYELDMDRIDA